The Xenopus laevis strain J_2021 chromosome 7S, Xenopus_laevis_v10.1, whole genome shotgun sequence genome includes a window with the following:
- the LOC108697331 gene encoding microfibrillar-associated protein 5 isoform X1 translates to MPEFSKVHLCFLLVTISGIAGPALGDVIGRRDTDDSVTPAAEASPAPEQASDCKEVQYPCTRVYSVQKPVKQCISYLCVTSVRRVYILNKEICTKIMCKEDELMQEDKCRQLAGLPPRRLPQPPDAPVEVSEEKTTPQP, encoded by the exons ATGCCTGAATTCAGTAAGGTGCACCTGTGCTTCCTACTCGTGACCATCTCAGGCATTG CAGGGCCTGCCCTGGGGGATGTGATTGGTCGGAGGGACACCG ATGATTCTGTCACCCCTGCAGCAG AAGCTTCACCTGCCCCAGAACAAGCATCAG ATTGTAAAGAGGTCCAGTACCCCTGCACCCGGGTATATTCTGTACAGAAGCCAGTCAAGCAGTGTATCAGTTATCTGTGTGTCACCAG TGTTCGACGGGTTTATATTCTCAACAAGGAGATTTGCACAAAAATCATGTGTAAGGAGGATGAACTGATGCAGG AAGACAAGTGCCGACAGCTGGCTGGACTACCTCCCCGACGCCTTCCTCAGCCTCCTGATGCTCCTGTTGAAGTTTCAGAAGAAAAAACAACTCCTCAACCATAG
- the LOC108697331 gene encoding microfibrillar-associated protein 5 isoform X2 has translation MPEFSKVHLCFLLVTISGIGPALGDVIGRRDTDDSVTPAAEASPAPEQASDCKEVQYPCTRVYSVQKPVKQCISYLCVTSVRRVYILNKEICTKIMCKEDELMQEDKCRQLAGLPPRRLPQPPDAPVEVSEEKTTPQP, from the exons ATGCCTGAATTCAGTAAGGTGCACCTGTGCTTCCTACTCGTGACCATCTCAGGCATTG GGCCTGCCCTGGGGGATGTGATTGGTCGGAGGGACACCG ATGATTCTGTCACCCCTGCAGCAG AAGCTTCACCTGCCCCAGAACAAGCATCAG ATTGTAAAGAGGTCCAGTACCCCTGCACCCGGGTATATTCTGTACAGAAGCCAGTCAAGCAGTGTATCAGTTATCTGTGTGTCACCAG TGTTCGACGGGTTTATATTCTCAACAAGGAGATTTGCACAAAAATCATGTGTAAGGAGGATGAACTGATGCAGG AAGACAAGTGCCGACAGCTGGCTGGACTACCTCCCCGACGCCTTCCTCAGCCTCCTGATGCTCCTGTTGAAGTTTCAGAAGAAAAAACAACTCCTCAACCATAG
- the aicda.S gene encoding single-stranded DNA cytosine deaminase → MTMDSLLLKRSKFLYHYKNLRWARGRHETYLCYIVKRRYSSVSCALDFGYLRNRIGCHAEMLFLRYLSVWVGHDPHRDYRVTWFSSWSPCYDCAKRTLQFLKGHPNFSLRIFSARLYFCEERNAEPEGLRKLQKAGVRLSVMSYKDYFYCWNTFVESRERRFEAWDGLHENSVRLARKLTRILQPPYDMEDLREVFDLLGL, encoded by the exons ATGACTATGGACAG CCTATTGCTGAAGCGCAGCAAGTTCCTCTATCACTACAAGAACCTGCGCTGGGCCCGGGGCCGGCATGAGACCTACCTGTGCTACATAGTCAAGCGGAGATACAGCTCAGTCTCCTGCGCTCTGGACTTCGGGTACCTGCGGAACCGCATTGGCTGCCACGCTGAGATGCTCTTCCTGCGCTACCTGTCTGTCTGGGTGGGTCACGACCCCCACAGGGACTACCGGGTCACGTGGTTCAGCTCCTGGAGCCCCTGCTATGACTGTGCCAAGCGCACCCTCCAGTTCTTAAAGGGGCACCCCAACTTCAGCCTGCGCATCTTCAGCGCCAGGCTCTATTTCTGTGAAGAGCGCAACGCAGAGCCTGAGGGGCTGCGGAAACTGCAGAAAGCGGGGGTGCGACTGTCTGTCATGAGCTACAAGG ATTATTTCTACTGCTGGAACACCTTTGTGGAGTCCCGGGAGAGGCGCTTCGAAGCCTGGGATGGATTACACGAGAACTCGGTCAGACTGGCGCGGAAGCTGACTCGCATCTTGCAG CCACCATACGACATGGAGGATCTACGGGAAGTGTTTGATCTCCTCGGGCTTTAA